Proteins from a single region of Apium graveolens cultivar Ventura chromosome 7, ASM990537v1, whole genome shotgun sequence:
- the LOC141670758 gene encoding uncharacterized protein LOC141670758, with protein sequence MDSGNSGSMQSSGGEEDYDPRAAADSSFNPIYNHFSPPPPTIYDPTTNLSNFYNPPLTNSFYTSQSQTLAFHPHTYKQNQTPKPQNEPTRVQLSQSQPSQTPNDQDQTTQGPRNPKKRSRASRRAPTTVLTTDTSNFRAMVQEFTGIPAPPFMQSSSFPRSRLDLFSTPSSIRSNISITQTPSSYHTLLLRPLPQKLQLPRSSSSFFEDANNNNPLIFSNSSELGFLKHQQLMQPQMQNPNQSNFLQSNLKFSNSSIFGSKTGQDFSLGMPSQSNLKINALEEFGLSYNQINNAQVPGLPDLISPENRNNFVTNEKQNNHPATNFHDGKRTRDDVSSSATRGTSEGIMEPWICSSD encoded by the coding sequence ATGGATTCCGGAAACAGCGGAAGCATGCAATCAAGCGGGGGCGAGGAGGACTACGATCCACGCGCCGCCGCTGATTCATCCTTCAACCCTATTTACAACCATTTCTCTCCACCACCACCAACCATCTACGATCCCACCACTAATTTATCCAACTTCTACAACCCACCACTCACCAACTCTTTTTACACCTCTCAATCCCAAACCCTTGCATTTCATCCCCACACTTACAAACAAAACCAGACCCCGAAACCCCAAAACGAACCAACACGAGTACAACTTTCACAATCTCAGCCATCTCAAACCCCAAATGATCAGGATCAAACGACTCAAGGACCGCGAAACCCCAAGAAAAGATCAAGAGCATCAAGACGTGCACCAACAACTGTACTCACCACAGACACATCAAATTTCAGAGCTATGGTTCAAGAATTCACTGGCATTCCAGCGCCTCCTTTTATGCAATCTTCGTCATTCCCTAGAAGTCGGCTTGATCTTTTTAGTACACCTTCCTCTATCAGATCCAACATCAGTATTACTCAAACTCCATCTTCTTATCACACTCTCCTCCTTAGGCCACTTCCTCAAAAACTCCAGCTCCCGCGATCTTCCTCGAGTTTCTTCGAAGATGCTAACAACAATAATCCTCTTATTTTTTCCAACAGTTCTGAACTAGGGTTTTTAAAACATCAACAACTTATGCAGCCTCAAATGCAAAACCCTAACCAGTCGAATTTTCTTCAGTCCAATCTCAAATTTTCGAATTCATCGATATTCGGGTCAAAGACGGGACAAGATTTCTCTCTCGGAATGCCTTCACAATCAAATCTCAAAATAAATGCCCTAGAAGAATTCGGTTTAAGCTATAATCAAATCAATAATGCACAAGTACCCGGATTACCTGACCTCATTTCCCCCGAAAACCGTAACAATTTTGTGACAAACGAGAAGCAAAATAATCATCCAGCAACGAATTTTCACGACGGAAAAAGGACGAGGGATGACGTGTCGAGTTCTGCAACAAGAGGTACGTCTGAGGGTATAATGGAACCATGGATATGTTCTTCAGATTAA